Proteins encoded by one window of Polyodon spathula isolate WHYD16114869_AA chromosome 16, ASM1765450v1, whole genome shotgun sequence:
- the LOC121329248 gene encoding zinc finger and BTB domain-containing protein 17-like isoform X1 gives MDFPWHSGKVLEQFDQQRQMGLLCDCTFVVDGVDFKAHKALLAACSLYFRMLFVEQKDVVHLDISNAAGLGQVLEFMYTAKLNLTNQNVDDVLAVAGFLQMQEIVNACTAYKTLTGPLQVTIEPSYTDIGSEKMEELTKSTSSPLSEKPEDEAPPLSEENLGGTMQESDVGQPAEGDKPPKAQTMEEPTGSSNQPMTEPAVELSTVKESQESATQSAAEPEGSAAQAIAVAQLATEPVALPEGVQPKAEPEAPTAQPIEQPAGVTADQVEESEGRIEVQGEKTGEDELGAGFEKDEEDPNYRPDVPLNDPVEQMTYMMSRQKRRKLVAKRAEQAGTDEQELEEGEVRLAKEEGEIEEEDEEEDEEDMEEEEEEEDEEEEEEDGQTDLDSGSDGRQLRSGSHNDRSESRAYGSVLHKCEECGKSFTHTGNFKRHIRIHTGEKPFTCRDCSKAFSDPAACKAHEKTHSPLKPYSCEECGKSYRLISLLNLHRKRHTGEARYSCDECGKLFTTSGNLKRHQLVHSGEKPYHCDYCERSFSDPTAKMRHLETHDTDKGHRCQHCDKRFNQIGNLKAHLKIHIADGPLKCKECGKQFTTSGNLKRHLRVHSGEKPYVCMHCQRAFADPGALQRHVRIHTGEKPCRCMVCGKGFTQASSLIAHVRQHTGEKPYVCDRCGKRFVQSSQLANHIRHHDNIRPHRCNVCNKAFVNVGDLSKHIIIHTGEKPYLCDKCGRGFNRVDNLRSHVKTVHQGQAGMKRLVTKSHEDLEEDEVSIVTVTTDEIVTLATEALAASAVAQLTVVPVTTAVTADETEALKAEITKAVEKVQEADPNTQILYACDSCGDKFLDANSLAQHVRIHTAQALVMFQADSDFYQQYGGTASWQTTEQVIQTGELLFRARDGDGEELQTSEGEPVEMECTSQPAE, from the exons ATGGATTTCCCTTGGCACAGTGGAAAGGTCCTGGAGCAGTTTGACCAGCAGAGGCAGATGGGGCTGCTGTGTGACTGCACCTTTGTGGTGGACGGCGTGGATTTCAAGGCACACAAAGCCCTGCTGGCAGCCTGCAGCTTGTATTTCCGCATGCTGTTTGTTGAGCAGAAAGATGTGGTGCACCTGGACATCAGCAACGCGGCAG GTCTTGGACAAGTTCTGGAATTCATGTACACTGCCAAGCTCAACCTGACCAATCAGAACGTAGACGATGTGTTAGCAGTCGCTGGCTTCCTCCAGATGCAAGAGATTGTCAATGCCTGCACTGCTTATAAAACCCTGACTGGACCACTGCAGGTCACCATAGAGCCGTCTTACACTGACA TAGGTTCTGAGAAGATGGAAGAGTTAACAAAAAGCACCAGCAGCCCTCTTTCAGAGAAACCAGAGGACGAAGCCCCACCGCTGTCAGAGGAGAACCTGGGTGGGACCATGCAGGAGAGTGATGTAGGACAGCCAGCAGAGGGCGATAAACCTCCCAAAGCACAGACAATGGAAGAACCCACAGGATCATCAAACCAACCAATGACGGAGCCTGCGGTTGAACTGTCCACAGTCAAAGAATCGCAAGAGTCTGCTACCCAATCGGCAGCAGAACCTGAGGGATCTGCTGCCCAGGCAATAGCAGTTGCACAACTAGCAACTGAGCCAGTGGCATTGCCTGAAGGAGTCCAGCCAAAAGCAGAGCCAGAAGCACCCACAGCGCAGCCAATAGAGCAGCCCGCTGGGGTGACAGCAGACCAGGTAGAAGAGTCAGAGGGTAGGATAGAGGTTCAGGGAGAGAAGACTGGGGAGGACGAGTTGGGGGCTGGCTTTGAAAAGGATGAAGAAGATCCTAATTACAGACCAG ATGTACCATTGAACGACCCTGTTGAACAGATGACTTACATGATGAGCCGACAGAAGAGAAGGAAGCTAGTGGCTAAGCGGGCTGAGCAGGCAGGCACAGATGAACAAG AACTGGAAGAGGGGGAGGTGAGGTTGGCCAAGGAGGAGGGGGAGATAGAGGAGGAAGACgaggaggaagatgaggaagacatggaggaggaggaggaggaggaggatgaggaagaggaggaggaggatggacAGACGGACCTTGACAGTGGATCAGATGGCAGGCAGCTGCGCTCAGGCTCCCACAACGACCGCAGTGAGTCGCGGGCGTACGGCTCCGTATTACACAAGTGCGAG GAGTGTGGGAAGtctttcacacacacagggaACTTCAAGCGGCACAtccgcattcacacaggagagaaacctttcACCTGCCGAGACTGCAGCAAGGCCTTCTCCGACCCAGCTGCCTGCAAGGCACACGAGAAGACACACAG CCCCCTGAAGCCCTATAGCTGTGAGGAATGTGGGAAGAGCTACCGTCTGATCAGCCTGCTGAACCTGCACCGCAAGAGGCACACGGGCGAGGCACGCTACAGCTGCGACGAGTGTGGCAAGCTCTTCACCACCTCGGGCAACCTCAAGAGGCACCAGCTGGTGCACAGCGGGGAGAAGCCCTACCACTGCGACTACTGCGAGCGCTCCTTCTCAGACCCCACTGCCAAGATGAGGCACCTGGAGACACACGACACAGACAAGGGGCACAGGTGCCAGCACTGCGACAAGCGTTTTAACCAG ATTGGTAACCTGAAGGCTCATCTGAAAATCCACATTGCAGACGGGCCCCTCAAGTGTAAGGAGTGTGGGAAGCAGTTCACAACCTCGG GCAACCTGAAGAGACATCTGCGAGTACACAGCGGGGAGAAGCCCTATGTGTGTATGCACTGCCAGCGCGCCTTCGCTGACCCCGGGGCTCTGCAGCGTCACGTCCGCATTCACACTG GAGAGAAGCCGTGCCGCTGTATGGTCTGTGGAAAGGGTTTCACTCAGGCCAGCTCCCTGATCGCTCATGTTCGTCagcacactggagagaaaccatatgTCTGTGATCGCTGTGGAAAGAG GTTTGTCCAGTCCAGTCAGCTGGCCAATCACATCCGCCACCACGATAACATCCGGCCTCACAGATGCAACGTGTGCAACAAAGCCTTTGTGAACGTAGGGGACCTGTCTAAGCACATCATCATACACACAG GTGAGAAGCCGTACCTGTGTGACAAGTGCGGTCGCGGGTTCAACCGCGTGGACAACCTGCGCTCCCACGTCAAGACGGTACACCAGGGCCAGGCCGGCATGAAGAGGCTTGTCACCAAGTCACACGAGGACCTGGAAGAAGACGAGGTCAGCATCGTCACTGTGACAACAGACGAGATTGTAACCCTGGCGACAGAGGCTCTGGCTGCTAGCGCAGTGGCGCAGCTCACAG TGGTTCCTGTGACGACAGCAGTGACAGCCGATGAAACAGAGGCACTAAAGGCTGAGATCACTAAGGCAGTGGAGAAGGTGCAGGAAGCAG ACCCGAACACCCAGATCCTGTACGCCTGTGACTCTTGCGGGGACAAGTTCCTGGATGCCAACAGCCTGGCCCAGCATGTGCGCATCCACACCGCCCAGGCGCTCGTCATGTTCCAGGCCGACTCCGATTTCTACCAGCAGTACGGGGGCACGGCATCCTGGCAGACCACCGAGCAGGTCATTCAGACGGGGGAGCTGCTGTTCCGCGCCAGGGACGGAGACGGAGAGGAGCTGCAGACCAGTGAGGGGGAGCCTGTCGAGATGGAGTGCACCAGCCAGCctgcagagtga
- the LOC121329248 gene encoding zinc finger and BTB domain-containing protein 17-like isoform X2, producing MDFPWHSGKVLEQFDQQRQMGLLCDCTFVVDGVDFKAHKALLAACSLYFRMLFVEQKDVVHLDISNAAGLGQVLEFMYTAKLNLTNQNVDDVLAVAGFLQMQEIVNACTAYKTLTGPLQVTIEPSYTDSSEKMEELTKSTSSPLSEKPEDEAPPLSEENLGGTMQESDVGQPAEGDKPPKAQTMEEPTGSSNQPMTEPAVELSTVKESQESATQSAAEPEGSAAQAIAVAQLATEPVALPEGVQPKAEPEAPTAQPIEQPAGVTADQVEESEGRIEVQGEKTGEDELGAGFEKDEEDPNYRPDVPLNDPVEQMTYMMSRQKRRKLVAKRAEQAGTDEQELEEGEVRLAKEEGEIEEEDEEEDEEDMEEEEEEEDEEEEEEDGQTDLDSGSDGRQLRSGSHNDRSESRAYGSVLHKCEECGKSFTHTGNFKRHIRIHTGEKPFTCRDCSKAFSDPAACKAHEKTHSPLKPYSCEECGKSYRLISLLNLHRKRHTGEARYSCDECGKLFTTSGNLKRHQLVHSGEKPYHCDYCERSFSDPTAKMRHLETHDTDKGHRCQHCDKRFNQIGNLKAHLKIHIADGPLKCKECGKQFTTSGNLKRHLRVHSGEKPYVCMHCQRAFADPGALQRHVRIHTGEKPCRCMVCGKGFTQASSLIAHVRQHTGEKPYVCDRCGKRFVQSSQLANHIRHHDNIRPHRCNVCNKAFVNVGDLSKHIIIHTGEKPYLCDKCGRGFNRVDNLRSHVKTVHQGQAGMKRLVTKSHEDLEEDEVSIVTVTTDEIVTLATEALAASAVAQLTVVPVTTAVTADETEALKAEITKAVEKVQEADPNTQILYACDSCGDKFLDANSLAQHVRIHTAQALVMFQADSDFYQQYGGTASWQTTEQVIQTGELLFRARDGDGEELQTSEGEPVEMECTSQPAE from the exons ATGGATTTCCCTTGGCACAGTGGAAAGGTCCTGGAGCAGTTTGACCAGCAGAGGCAGATGGGGCTGCTGTGTGACTGCACCTTTGTGGTGGACGGCGTGGATTTCAAGGCACACAAAGCCCTGCTGGCAGCCTGCAGCTTGTATTTCCGCATGCTGTTTGTTGAGCAGAAAGATGTGGTGCACCTGGACATCAGCAACGCGGCAG GTCTTGGACAAGTTCTGGAATTCATGTACACTGCCAAGCTCAACCTGACCAATCAGAACGTAGACGATGTGTTAGCAGTCGCTGGCTTCCTCCAGATGCAAGAGATTGTCAATGCCTGCACTGCTTATAAAACCCTGACTGGACCACTGCAGGTCACCATAGAGCCGTCTTACACTGACA GTTCTGAGAAGATGGAAGAGTTAACAAAAAGCACCAGCAGCCCTCTTTCAGAGAAACCAGAGGACGAAGCCCCACCGCTGTCAGAGGAGAACCTGGGTGGGACCATGCAGGAGAGTGATGTAGGACAGCCAGCAGAGGGCGATAAACCTCCCAAAGCACAGACAATGGAAGAACCCACAGGATCATCAAACCAACCAATGACGGAGCCTGCGGTTGAACTGTCCACAGTCAAAGAATCGCAAGAGTCTGCTACCCAATCGGCAGCAGAACCTGAGGGATCTGCTGCCCAGGCAATAGCAGTTGCACAACTAGCAACTGAGCCAGTGGCATTGCCTGAAGGAGTCCAGCCAAAAGCAGAGCCAGAAGCACCCACAGCGCAGCCAATAGAGCAGCCCGCTGGGGTGACAGCAGACCAGGTAGAAGAGTCAGAGGGTAGGATAGAGGTTCAGGGAGAGAAGACTGGGGAGGACGAGTTGGGGGCTGGCTTTGAAAAGGATGAAGAAGATCCTAATTACAGACCAG ATGTACCATTGAACGACCCTGTTGAACAGATGACTTACATGATGAGCCGACAGAAGAGAAGGAAGCTAGTGGCTAAGCGGGCTGAGCAGGCAGGCACAGATGAACAAG AACTGGAAGAGGGGGAGGTGAGGTTGGCCAAGGAGGAGGGGGAGATAGAGGAGGAAGACgaggaggaagatgaggaagacatggaggaggaggaggaggaggaggatgaggaagaggaggaggaggatggacAGACGGACCTTGACAGTGGATCAGATGGCAGGCAGCTGCGCTCAGGCTCCCACAACGACCGCAGTGAGTCGCGGGCGTACGGCTCCGTATTACACAAGTGCGAG GAGTGTGGGAAGtctttcacacacacagggaACTTCAAGCGGCACAtccgcattcacacaggagagaaacctttcACCTGCCGAGACTGCAGCAAGGCCTTCTCCGACCCAGCTGCCTGCAAGGCACACGAGAAGACACACAG CCCCCTGAAGCCCTATAGCTGTGAGGAATGTGGGAAGAGCTACCGTCTGATCAGCCTGCTGAACCTGCACCGCAAGAGGCACACGGGCGAGGCACGCTACAGCTGCGACGAGTGTGGCAAGCTCTTCACCACCTCGGGCAACCTCAAGAGGCACCAGCTGGTGCACAGCGGGGAGAAGCCCTACCACTGCGACTACTGCGAGCGCTCCTTCTCAGACCCCACTGCCAAGATGAGGCACCTGGAGACACACGACACAGACAAGGGGCACAGGTGCCAGCACTGCGACAAGCGTTTTAACCAG ATTGGTAACCTGAAGGCTCATCTGAAAATCCACATTGCAGACGGGCCCCTCAAGTGTAAGGAGTGTGGGAAGCAGTTCACAACCTCGG GCAACCTGAAGAGACATCTGCGAGTACACAGCGGGGAGAAGCCCTATGTGTGTATGCACTGCCAGCGCGCCTTCGCTGACCCCGGGGCTCTGCAGCGTCACGTCCGCATTCACACTG GAGAGAAGCCGTGCCGCTGTATGGTCTGTGGAAAGGGTTTCACTCAGGCCAGCTCCCTGATCGCTCATGTTCGTCagcacactggagagaaaccatatgTCTGTGATCGCTGTGGAAAGAG GTTTGTCCAGTCCAGTCAGCTGGCCAATCACATCCGCCACCACGATAACATCCGGCCTCACAGATGCAACGTGTGCAACAAAGCCTTTGTGAACGTAGGGGACCTGTCTAAGCACATCATCATACACACAG GTGAGAAGCCGTACCTGTGTGACAAGTGCGGTCGCGGGTTCAACCGCGTGGACAACCTGCGCTCCCACGTCAAGACGGTACACCAGGGCCAGGCCGGCATGAAGAGGCTTGTCACCAAGTCACACGAGGACCTGGAAGAAGACGAGGTCAGCATCGTCACTGTGACAACAGACGAGATTGTAACCCTGGCGACAGAGGCTCTGGCTGCTAGCGCAGTGGCGCAGCTCACAG TGGTTCCTGTGACGACAGCAGTGACAGCCGATGAAACAGAGGCACTAAAGGCTGAGATCACTAAGGCAGTGGAGAAGGTGCAGGAAGCAG ACCCGAACACCCAGATCCTGTACGCCTGTGACTCTTGCGGGGACAAGTTCCTGGATGCCAACAGCCTGGCCCAGCATGTGCGCATCCACACCGCCCAGGCGCTCGTCATGTTCCAGGCCGACTCCGATTTCTACCAGCAGTACGGGGGCACGGCATCCTGGCAGACCACCGAGCAGGTCATTCAGACGGGGGAGCTGCTGTTCCGCGCCAGGGACGGAGACGGAGAGGAGCTGCAGACCAGTGAGGGGGAGCCTGTCGAGATGGAGTGCACCAGCCAGCctgcagagtga